The nucleotide window ATTAAGATAACAATAACTCAAGGCTGATGTGCAGCCCGCAACATACCAAACTTCTTTCTCACGGATAAAGCAGACATCACAAACTGTTCACACATTTAAGACATCTAATTTTCATATGGCACAAATGTCAGGCCCCTATAGTGATGAGTCCATAAAATTGTTATTCTATTTACAAAGTCTTTTGGATATGCAATCTCTTTTCTTAATTAAGATGTGAAACGTCTTCTGCAGTCATATTACTTTGATTTCTCCTTTCAGCAATATTACATTACATTCAAGTCCGTTATGGCGTTAAATGTGCAACCCCAACTCTCAAATTGAGTGAGAGAATGTTTTCCAAATCATGTactgttttattttatattctccaTTTTGGCGCTCATGTCACAAAGTAGCAAACTTATCCAGAATGCTAGAGCAAGAAAACTCGGTACATGTTCCCTGAATCACTGGTCTTATCAAAGCAAAAAGAACCATACAACCATCTCTCATCTACTTTCCAGAACCCAACTATTTTGGTTTAGTTAACTGGTACAGATAACAATTTGGATAAGCAATAAAGAAGTGTCATTATCATCTCTGAATAGAGAAGTGCAATGAAGTTATGCAGATGCTACTATCATCACGGGGATCATTCTCAGGTAGACATACGCAGAAGGGCGTAAATGATCTTGATAATAAACTACTGTACGGAAGCAAAGTTCATTTCAGAAACCACTGAGTTTGAAACACAAAAAGTGATATTAAGTAAAATTGAGCATTCATTGTAGTAGGATGAGTATTACCTCATTCAATGGAAGCTGGACTCCCACTTGTGATGCAGTGGACCGCAAGTTGGCGAATCTCCGCAGTTCCCTTTCAGCAATCTTCGGAAGGATATACTCGTCTGAGCCACAAAAAACAGAGGGTTTCAGAGTAGACAAGTTTCTCATTAATTGGACCAACGTCTAAGCTATCGTATACGTAATTCTTTTAACAATTACAAAAAATGAAACtatcaattttcaaaaaaaaaaaaaaaaaaagacaatcgTAGTTGGAGTTATCCACGGTAGATGCCGAATCAAAGGAAACAGGTAAGATAAATAAGTGCATGAAATAGAATTCACATCAGCTTGTATGAAGCACCAAGGTTTGGCTTAGAGAAACACCTGTCTTCTCAGGAGGCCAATCAAGAAATTCAGTGCATATTTGCTGAAGCTGGCTGCGGCTATATGGATACAATGCAAGAATCCTGCAACAAATATCTTTCTTTTCAGACTTCTTGGTTCTTAACTGACATGTCAACAGATTTATTATCAGCACAATGTAATGTGGTAAAACTTCAACCAAAAAggcaaaacagaaaaacaaaaaaaaaggaggaaaagaagaaaaaaaagagtgtaACTTTGTATAAATGCTGTCTCAAATAAGAATCTACCGTTGTACAGCATCAGATTCTGCTGAATGGCACTTTGGTTTCAGATATGCATTTAATACTTGCAACGTCTGAATTTTCATTAGTGAAGGGCATTTGCTTCCTAATGCAAAAAGGAAAAACAGCAGGGATTTAAACATAAACGTAACAGTGATTACCAAGTACTAGTCAACACTCGGATAAAATTTCTTCTTCTTAGTTTCCCCTCGTTCCGAGGGACTCACCGTTAGGATTTTTATACTCTGCAGCATTTTCTCTACCATTGCATTTGTCATTTTCAGTCTGTTTCTTAGAACCTTTTTGCTTCTTTACAAAGGAAAatccttctgatgcaatccattGAAGAACAGCACTATCACCAATTGATTTAACAATCTGACAAGCTGATTCCTATCAACACAAAAGCATGTCATACCATAAGCATAAAAGTTCAACCCATTTCAGATCATAGACATGTTAAATTGAGAGGAGAAATAATGCCTGCCGGATACAAGAAACAAAATTTCCAAGACTTACCCGACCAAGCCCATAAACTCCTTCAGAGTAATCACCACCAAGAATAACAGCCAGCGTTATCTGGAAATAAGAATTCCCAAAAGAAAGCCCAACAAATACATCAGAAATTTAGACAATGAGTTGCAACTGTTGATCTATTCCACACACAAGCAAGGTCAAAATATTCTGAAGCCATCAGACGTCATAGAATCAGAAATATTCACAGTTTCTCCATTCACATCATTTATCAGGATATAATACTTGCAAGCTGCAACAAATTTCCTAACAGGTGATCATATCATTGTATTGCAGTCTAGAATAaaactaagaaatgaaataagTCTTCTTTTCCCACAAGATTGATTGGAAGTGTGTTCCCTTAGACTGATATGGTTTACAATTTATTCTATTTGGATGCCAAGTATCACGACTGAGAACAATATTCTTTACATTGTAATAAATAGTGCTGgaagaaaaaagtaaaataattacCAAGGAGTTCCTTCCAAGTCCAAGCTTTCTCTCAATATCATCCATTTCATAGCAAACAAGATACCCACCTTCCCCTGAATCTCGCAAACTAGAAGTATGAGTAcatcaaaataattaaaagccaCTACCAAGAgtcaaaagaaaagaacaaaccAATAATATCTCAATTCTCACCAAGGCAAATATCTCTATACACTGTCCTTGCCCCAAATAAGAAGGCATCAGAATCTGATGTGAAACATCCATCCTGATAATTACAATCAGTACTGTGTGATACAAAATGAGGTTGCTCCAGTGTAAACAAACAATAATTGTTGTggtaataaattttttaaacaaCAGAGTTTTAGAACCACGATTATATCAGGAAAAACTAGCTTAGTCCTCTGAAATGAAGCATTACTAGCATAATGGATCAATGACTTCCACTTACACAGAATGATTCATAGTTTAATAGTGCGCATTGAGCTTCAGCCTCCTCAATCCTGAAATTTTTGGCAGATTCCAGCAGTCAATAGTTGCAAAGAGTTATTTTCTACACTCCAACAGTTATAAGTATCATATCACACAACTCACTAAAGCACTGTCAATTCACAATTCAAGGCACTGTTATCACAAGGAATGACCTGGTTTCTGAAAACATGTATTCTTTCAAGTATAGACACCTGGAGCAAGTTAAGATGTAAAACTAACGTCTGATAATATCCCCATAGAATAGAAGATGAAAACCATCGTCTCAAAAGATAGTTGATTTCCTTTTATCATTTACATGAATTTGCTTTCTGACAGATCAATAAAACAAATGCACAAGTAAAGGGTTACCCATCTAAGCACGGAATTCCAAGTGCATTTCCAAGAACTTTAGCCTCCTTTATCATGCGTGAAAATTCAGATCCTGCATTTCTTCGTATTGATGACGGTTTAATCGCCTCATCTTGAGTGAGCTACATTATGTAAAGCTAGAGTATAATGAGCAAAGTAAAATAGAATGTAGGTAAGCAAATAATTAAAGAAGGAGTGTGAGCAGAGGGCAGAAGCAAATAAGCGAAAACAGATAATTAAGTAGTCCTACCACATTTCCAGGATTTAGTCGCTTTCTATAAGTAGATGATTTGATAGCAGGAATGGCTCCATCTGAAAAAGGGAAAAAGTGCCACTGAGATGTGCATCATGTATTAAGTGCTGTCAATCCCTATACTCTAACAGCCAATATGGACATTCCAACACATACAACCAACACCAAAACGCCTCAGTCCCAACCAAGTTGCGGTTAGCTAAAACATTCTAACACCATAAGCATGCTTAGTTTTCAAGAAGTTTTCAGAGACCATAAAGACTCTAAATTTCTTTGTCTAAGTGCATTTGGTAGGGAGGAAAacattttccagaaaatatttttcaatttttccatgtttggttggtcaaaatgttttggaaaatattttctctagGAAAACAAGTTCCTGGTAGGAGTAGGGAAAACAAGTTCCACAAGTACCATTCCAGCTCCCCCtctccccacccccacccccaccccggGACCCCATCGTAATTATCTAGATTATATATAAATGCTATAAGGACAATATTTTCTACTTACTTACCAAACAGAGGTGGCCCGAGAAGattggtggcctaaagccaaTTTTTAATCTGGGGCCTTTCAGCAAAAATCAATTCAAAAGttgttaataatttattttataaataattcaATATCTCCTAAGATATTGTTGATCTTAGATAATAGAACCAGATTACAGAAGTTGATAACTTgatattgaaataatttttgatgttcttatatATTTGTTGAAATGCTTGAAATctgagaaaaaaagaaagaaaaaaagaatgcgCAATATAGTTTTATTAAACAATACTCTTCAACTTTTGTTttttcagaaaaaataaaaaaaattctttcaacGGAGAACAATATAACTATCAAAAACTTAAGTTTTTTTGCAGAAACCAATTGAtgagaaagataaaaaataagACTTGGACCACTGAAGATACCAAAAAacgaattttaaaaatttattacaCGTTGTTAGTGAGAAATATAAAAGGAGAATAATAATATTGGTACCTCACTAATGATGTCAAtcgtaaaatttaaataataaaaagtttTATATTCGTGACAAGGGTTCAAGGAGAGTGATTCTCTTTCTCCAATTTTTTCTCAAACGTCTACACCAGTACTAAACTAAAAGTTACCTTtactttttataaaatattttacttttttattttaaaatacctaATATATTTAGACGTTATCTCTAAAGATTGTTGTGAGATGTATATGATCCAATTTACCTTAATTAGATATATTGAGTTTGAGCCCTGGTAAAATTCTATTAAAATGTGTTCACTTTTCTACTAGGCCTTACGCGGTACGAATCTTAATTAGTCGGGATCTTAATACATTTATAAgtaggaaacaaaaagaaaaatttggggCCCCAAAAATTGGGGGCCTAAAGCCCTTGCTTTAATGGCTTGACCCTTGGGCCGCCCTGTTACCAAACTCCGgaaaataagtttaaaaaatcCTTATTTTCAGGAAAAAGattttctttcatatcaaacACACCCTAAATAGATGTTTCCCAGGGACTGCTAAAAATTGTGAAGCAACAATACTTTTGTGGGTGGTGAGCCGCCCGCAACTTGATAGCAGCAGAGCAGCATCTATGTGGAACCAAACCCAAATATCAATAATGTCTTGAGTACTACAATTAAGAATCTTCACCATCATACACAGTAAACTAATTATGAATACAACAATAGCAAGTAAAATACTtgttaattgaaagaaaaaaagtaaaGTATAGATTtgcacaaagaaagaaaaaaaaaattaccggTGACAAAAATGAGGCTACAATTCAAAGCAGTGAGAGCTCTAAGGCGGTGGAAGAGACCCCTGAGATAAAGCTTGTCTTTGATGGCACAGTGGGATTTGTTGACATTTTGAAGTTGAACTATCCAGCAAGAAAGATCTATACATACCCTCTTGTTCCTTTTACGCGCACCAAATCCCGAATTAAGTAGAAGAACCACAACAAGTAAAAGATTGTGgtgttttagaaaaataaaaaggtagGGGTGAAGTGGGAACAGAAGACTTACtggagatgatgaagaggaagagTTTTCTTGCAAGATTCTAAGATGTCCCAAAGGTTCTTTACGCCCATCCTTCTGCTCCCTTCCCTATACAGTTCTTGGTATCTGGGGTTTATGATAAccgttgtttttgaattttgatttgtaCTATTTCGACTACTTCCACAATTTATAGGGGCTGTTTTAACAGCTGCCCCGTGTAAGTAGGAAAGGAGATTAATTATAGTTCTATTCCCGCAACTGTATGTTTTCTCTCTTGCTACCCCCCAACTTGTTTTTGACCACAAACTAGTCCTCGCATTAAATGTCGACAATGCCCCTTTTTATgatttttgaagaatttctttCATCTAAAGCTTGCTTCCACATTTTCTTTCTAATAATGGTAGACTTCTAAAAAAATCGTACATTTTCACATGAAGATGAGTTGTTTTGCTAGATAACATCATGCCTGGACTTAAAAAGAAAGGAAACTAAGCACCTCCGCAGTAGGCAAAAGAGTTGGGGATGACAAAGTTGAACTTGCGCTTGACAATTCGAGCTCAACTAGAAAGATACATTGCATAGAGAAGTTGCACTACTCATCCAAGTGAAGGAACTTCAGCAAACCCTCTATAGTCGTCTTAGTTCAACCTTTTTACATTTTCTTTTTGAGAGAACCCATTATCTGGGGGATTCACATTTGATTTATTGTCTTCAAGTTTATGGTTTAGCCCGTAACCATTGAACTAAATGGGTTGGTTGACTCTGCATATGTGAAACTACGTACGGGTTTGAAGTCCACTAACGTCAGATAAGGCAATTTTTAGCTAACCACAATGTGATGTCCAAATTAGCTTGTGCATGCCTCAATTAATCATTGAGTAATTGTTACCTCTCACCAGCATGTATATGGAGTATCTGTATCTTCCAAAGCTAAGACAAATTGTAAGAATTCAATTAATTCGCCTGTGTTGGGTCTGCTATGTAGAAAGCGAAGCGGCATGGGGTGGGTGCACACGAGCTCCACTTCAACCATGAGCAACGGTATGCTGGACGCATCCGCTGTAGCTATGAGCACAAGGTGGAAGGAACACACAAAATCATCTTCAATTGATAGTTGTCAAATTAGTCAAATAATGTGCCAATAGTTCCACAAGGTTCTCAGATGGCATACACCCCTTGCCAGAAAATGAGTCAGGGGCAACTGCTTTAGCTTTTCTtgatatacagaagataaaatttaaaaaaaaaacaaaacaaggaGAATCAGCATAGCTGGCTTTCATCATTGTAATAAAGCACGCAGGAAgtgtcatttttattttatggAACACTGTCATTAACTCATTATAATGTCACACTGGTTTGAATGAAAAATAACCATGAAATGCACAATTCAGAATCCAAATACAGGAGGTGATGTGATCATCTACCGAACAGCAAACTACTATAGTTGCTTTATCAAACAAGACTAGTAGTCTTTTGTTCCAAAATTCTTGCACCAGAGCTGAGAAGGTATGGGGCGTACTGGAAGATGTGGCCTTTGCTGCAAAACAAAAAGCTTGTTATTGCGTGAATATCAAATATTCCAGCGGAAAAAAagttaagagagagagagatacacacgcacacacacaaaAGAGATGGGGGATGGGGGGCAGATTGCCAAGGATTAATCAAAATCAATTGGTGTCACAAAAACACAAACTTGCACGCTGATCTCTGAGCGAGTGGAGagtaagaaaataaaaggaaacaaGAGCAGACTgataacaaaataaatacaaaggTAGACAAAAGGAAAAAGGAGCACCAAACACTATTCTAGAAAATATCAATTAGTCTTTGAAATGGAAAAGGCCACCAACTGAGGCTTCAAACTTGATAAAAAGCTTATACATTGGTTAGGAAAATCTTCTTTCCCCATACCAAatgtttcaagtagtttttatttttatttttcattgtaCTCTTTCGAAATTGCTTAAAGCAGACCTGTTTGAGCAATGATTATATATTCACTTTACCTAAACAAGAATACCAAATTAGAGGTCCGACCTTTTTGACGAGGAACAAAGCCAAGATGATAGATAACatgagaaggaaaggaaaaggcaAGACAGGGAGAACAGTAAGAAAGGGGACAAAAAGTCTCATCAACAAGCAACCTCCCCTTCCTCTCTTTTTCGCCTAGAAGGATCAACAGTTTCCCAGAGTTACCCGATTTGCGGGTGGGAGCTAAAAGTTCGAGAGAGACAATTTCTAAAATCTATGTGTTCAGAGCATAACTAAAGTATCCAAATGAACTACTACAGTATTTTTTATaggtaaaattttctttttcacaaGTTATATATTTATGACAGATAGCAACTTAGACATCAATAATTCTTTAAGAGAGACAGCTCATATGTAAGACAACAGAAAATAAACGGACACttcgggtgtgtttggtacgaaggaaaatgttttcatggaaaatgggtggttttatcacttattttcccgtgtttggttggtgagtggaaaacattttctggaaaatattttttagtatttggttagagagtagaaaatatttttttaggaaaatatgtttttatgctactctcctcacccTCCCCCCTTCCCCCCAAGTCTCTAAAAATTCACACGAatccaaaggaactaatgtgttgctttacttttttacgcaaaaataacgttgaaatttgtgctccataaccaaaaagaaaatactccttttttttttttttggaaaaaaaaaagcactctttttacaacatgaaaataaagtactcattttattgaaataaaagaaaatactttttctatatcatgaaaagaaaatactcattttgttgaaatgcaaaaaaataactttttttacatcatgaaaagaaaatatttttttattgaaatgaaaaaaaaaacactttttctacatgaaaaaaaagtattttttttgtgttaaattgaaaaaaatacttttttatatcatgaaaaaaaaaatactcatttgttgaaataaaagaaaatctatctataaaatgaaaagaaagtactattaataatatttttatttagggtggggtggggtgggccggggttgggggtggggtgggggttggTGGGAATGGGGaatagggtggggaaggttgagaacgagttttggaaaatgttttccgttCTCTTGataggaaaatgagttcatgaggaaaatattttccaaaacatttagaccaaccaaacatgggaaaaaATTTCTTTTCATACCAACCACACCCTTTGTAAAAAACTTTGGAAAGGAAATAAAAATTGTACGCACGGCAGAAAATTCACTAAttgtgtttgatgtgattccaCATCAATAGAATGGAAGCTGCACCTTCTTGTTGCCTTTATCATAGGAGACCAACTCTGAATGGCTTGGCTTTTCTCTGAAACTTAAGTCTTTGTCACACCAAAAGTTAGAGAATGTGAATGGGTTAACCAGGATTGACACTCTTGTACCATTGAGTTCACAAACTATATGTGTATTCAGCTTGAATTCTACCTATTTTCTAATTGTTCGAAGATCCAATACCTAAGTAGACGTATTAGGCATCCTATGGAAGGAGCAAAAAATGGGAACACCGATTAAAAATGTTTCACCATGACCATGTCAAGTCTGCTTAATTTGACTTTCTTGCTAGACTTTTTCTGCTCatttaacaaaataaaattacTGAGTATTTCCGACATCCAAGCAAACGCAGCCTGaagtgaaagataagtaaagtaCTTATCTTAGCCAAAATGATATTTTCCATGGAAGAAGACTCCAGGTAAGAGAATTATTGGATTAGAACCACGGAATGTAATCTTAGCACTATCAGTTTCtattgataccaaattttgtgaTTTCTACTGTTTCCTTAGAAATCATAATCAGAATGATCTAGAACCAAACTTTACTTGTTATATAAATCTTAATTACATGTACAATAATCTACGGAACTAGATATAGTCATATACACTTCTCAGAGGCTTGTAAAAACATTTTTCATACCTGGCCGATAAGACTATGGATATAAAAAAAGGCTTAAGAGTTGAGATAGATACCCAATTTTTGTCACTGCAGTTCTGGTATTAGAATGAAGATAAAATAAAGGTACTTCCCAAGGCAGGATTATCCATAGTTTGACCAATCAATCAGAGAACCCTGTTAATTGAACATCAAGTCTCTGAGATTGAGCATTCAACCTTTGATgcttggatagatgggaagaaatcacatAGTGTTTTTTGCCTCCGCGGGATTTGAACCtaagacctcatggttctcaccAGCTTTATTGACCACTGGGCCACACCCTTAGGTACAGTATTGTCAAAGACGAAAAGCTCTAAAAAGCGCTCTAGGTCTATTGGGGCTTATTGCGCAAGTCACAATTAAAGTATGGGCTTTAGTTAAAAAAGACACAatgaataaaaaaagtaaaaatatatatgtaatgcAAGAAAATAGTAACAAATTCATTCAAGGTGTGTTCCTAACGATTAACATATTCTTCGCCTattatatttataattataatttagtaCCACTTGATTCAAGATAAAACTCGGGGGTAATGAGGTACACGTCTTAGTGCCTTTCCTACACTGAAGCGCAACTTACGCGAGGCGAAGCACCATCTTTGAGCTTTTCTGAGCACAGCCTTTGACAACACTACTTAGGTGCTAAAAGGCTGGTATTAGAATGACCTAAAAGGTAAAATAAAGGTAATTCACGAGACATGATTATCCATAGTTTGACCAATCAATCCAAGAACCCTGTTAGTTTAACATCAAGGCTCTGAGATTGAGCATTCAACTTTtgatcgggttttgaccatgcaTTTCTAATTCCTGCCAGCACCAGCCAATATTATTCCACATTTCAAAATAACTAAATCATATTCCTCGTCGTGCCAAAGCACAAAATATAATACTTGCCTTCTGCCCTAAAAAGActaaagctaaaactcaagatgAGATGCTTATCAAATTTATGAAAAGTAACACAAATCAATCTTCTCGGCAATTTCCAAACACCTATCAATACATTTCAGAtttgttttgggggggggggggtgtagaGTTGGCTAAACTGACCTCAAGCTCGGCGGATTTCAAAGCCACAGGAATGCAGATGAGTACGATTCCGGCAAGGGCAATAGCGGTATTGCGCTGCCAATGCTTGGGCCTACAGTAGGGCCCACCACTCATACTCCAGACCTTAGCCCTGAAGTCTCCGCCATGAGAATGGTCTCCTCCGCCGGCCATTTTCCGTATACAGCTGATGAGAAGCTTTGGAGAGTGGTTGGAAGTACAGAACAGAAGATCAAGATCAATTGGCGTTGCAGGACTCGTTTCGAATAATTCGTATTATGGCGTATAAGCCCTAAGGTCCGTGCTATTTGGATGCTCCGAAGTCCGAATAAGGGTCACTCGGTGTTTTATAGACCCGACTGAAATTAGGATCGGGTTTCTGATAAGACTTTGTTTGGATGGGACAACTGAGAAGGAAGCGAAATTCAATACATGGGAAAATAACAATTTTGGTCCTTATTGCTTAGTTCTGTTTTTAGTCCTTGAATTACTCAGCTGAATACTCTTTAACTTTAAATTATAACCCAATCAAGCAATTTTAGTCCCTCAAATTAACTAAACTAACGAAACTAGTAAAACTTAACAAcaaaatttttatttaaattttttaaaaaacaaataaaaaggtaAAGATGTACACTTGAACCTCGTTCTCAAGTTTCAGTGTGCTAATGTAATCTGCAAAACTGTTGAAGACATGCAACTTCATTACTTCAGATCTTGTAGATTTTTCACTCATTCTTGGTTCCTTCGTAATGACATTCAAACTCTCTATAGAGCAATTGAAGAGAGTACtcttaggcctcatttgtttgcacttaatagAAGTCTgtatcttaatcattcagatatCAGACATTAAGTGTGTTTATTTTTAAAGTccgaatcttaattattcagatcttaatcattaagtgtgtttgttttttacttcacaaccacttaatgggtctgaataaGTCTATATGATTAAGATCTACAACAGAGATTAAATTTCATTAATATGCTATaatccatattcattattaaccGTCGCCACTGCCTACCATTATTAACTACCACCATGTTGCCACCACCACCATACTCAAACGCCACTACCACAccaccatcatcatcaatcatagCTGCCACTATTCTCGACTATCACCACCCACCATCCTCATCATTCCCACCACTATCATTCTCAAccacaatcaacactcatccacctcaactgCCTCAACTAACCACTCAatcaccatcaacaaccacaGCCGACACTGCCCATCATTATAGCCTACCACCACTACCCTCCTCAATTACAACTACCACCACCACCtgccattattaactatcaccacgcaccaccaccatcctcaatcataatcgtcaccactaccaatcaccactagctacCTGAACCACCACTATCAACCAAAACTACAACCAATCACCACCTCTAGTCGGCATTCTcccgttagccatcaccaccaacaactatcatattttaataaactatatattttatttatagaatattagattaattagtattttatttgaaatttatatttattaattttcaaataaaaataaattttatacattcagatgttaaaaatcaaatggtcttaatcatttagtattcagatcttaatacacattttaatattcagatgtgtattcagattcagatgccttaatcttaatacacatctgaTATTCAGacgtgtattcagattcagacgtcttaatcttaaaaataaataaatgaggccTTAAGGATGTTTGAGTAAAAAATATCTtggtttaaataattaaatttatttatttagaggttaaacttagttaataataatatttctagaTGGAACTTCCAAGGGTGCAATAAACAATTGATGGGTTCGGTCAGATAGTAATGACAACATGCAATACCTGTTCTAAAAAAATATGAGCAATAATGTAGGATTCAATAGCAATGAATATCAATAAAttacatttaagtaaataggaagaatgattcacccaataaaggatgaAATAGAAGGAGGTTCCTcatgacaatgatgaatgacaaaCAAATGTTTGAATATTcgagttattctcggatctgatggaaataTGTGGGATAGTATAAACAAGAATCTTGATAAAAAGGTGATGTTTGTATCTTAGCAAGAGAGAAAGAATTTTTCAGTCAAAGTGAGTTCTTATAACTGAATCTTACATGCCCCATATTATTATCTCTTTTTTCTATTGATATAAGACATATTCCCAGGGagccctaatagtacaagtgcagagaatatcctctagtattctctttaatatcctatttcaaaaactagccgttacagcTTCAACGGTTTCTTCGACTATGAGTCTTGATGCTCCCTGGACCACCTCGACTAACGATGACTCAAGAATTCTTTCTTCAGTATCATCTTACCTCAAATAT belongs to Nicotiana tabacum cultivar K326 chromosome 6, ASM71507v2, whole genome shotgun sequence and includes:
- the LOC107785640 gene encoding single-strand DNA endonuclease 1 isoform X1, with protein sequence MGVKNLWDILESCKKTLPLHHLQNKRVCIDLSCWIVQLQNVNKSHCAIKDKLYLRGLFHRLRALTALNCSLIFVTDGAIPAIKSSTYRKRLNPGNVLTQDEAIKPSSIRRNAGSEFSRMIKEAKVLGNALGIPCLDGIEEAEAQCALLNYESFCDGCFTSDSDAFLFGARTVYRDICLGEGGYLVCYEMDDIERKLGLGRNSLITLAVILGGDYSEGVYGLGRESACQIVKSIGDSAVLQWIASEGFSFVKKQKGSKKQTENDKCNGRENAAEYKNPNGSKCPSLMKIQTLQVLNAYLKPKCHSAESDAVQRILALYPYSRSQLQQICTEFLDWPPEKTDEYILPKIAERELRRFANLRSTASQVGVQLPLNEMPIKCPLSRIIKPRKVQGVDCFEVSWEEMDGLETSIVPADLVQRACPERILEFQERRAQGKKRNNTRPRRPRLEKTPPLGQIDQKLEDLLLEVDQESSLADDATVLCGSVSGDDESIAQIHVDSSIQTHSTWNGNSVNKGFASGRAYCREDDILPALSKAEVIDLTSPPPVRHASGKSKHQDDNVECINVVELSDSENDMFSPEHIRRARELRMFIAGIKDNLY
- the LOC107785640 gene encoding single-strand DNA endonuclease 1 isoform X2, whose product is MIKEAKVLGNALGIPCLDGIEEAEAQCALLNYESFCDGCFTSDSDAFLFGARTVYRDICLGEGGYLVCYEMDDIERKLGLGRNSLITLAVILGGDYSEGVYGLGRESACQIVKSIGDSAVLQWIASEGFSFVKKQKGSKKQTENDKCNGRENAAEYKNPNGSKCPSLMKIQTLQVLNAYLKPKCHSAESDAVQRILALYPYSRSQLQQICTEFLDWPPEKTDEYILPKIAERELRRFANLRSTASQVGVQLPLNEMPIKCPLSRIIKPRKVQGVDCFEVSWEEMDGLETSIVPADLVQRACPERILEFQERRAQGKKRNNTRPRRPRLEKTPPLGQIDQKLEDLLLEVDQESSLADDATVLCGSVSGDDESIAQIHVDSSIQTHSTWNGNSVNKGFASGRAYCREDDILPALSKAEVIDLTSPPPVRHASGKSKHQDDNVECINVVELSDSENDMFSPEHIRRARELRMFIAGIKDNLY